Proteins encoded by one window of Chanos chanos chromosome 7, fChaCha1.1, whole genome shotgun sequence:
- the gemin8 gene encoding gem-associated protein 8, whose translation MADHGDMASWYSHPVYARYWQHYHQAMSWYQRHRRAYRKALEAAYGLAMDLPPPAAMPRYADWHEGERVGRGQGEQVRTRDQVSDEGTDSESEEEEESEFECDVSNMDISEELRQYFAQTERHREELKKQQQMEAEQQGTYVLADQDLRRVSWRSALPPSERPGERRSAEMKKLYGKDAAKIQGMETALQLSFDRNCDRKQPKYWPVIPLNL comes from the exons ATG GCTGACCATGGGGACATGGCCTCTTGGTACTCTCATCCAGTTTATGCTCGCTACTGGCAGCACTACCACCAGGCCATGAGCTGGTACCAGAGACATCGGCGGGCATACAGGAAAGCATTAGAGGCTGCCTATGGGCTGGCCATGGACCTGCCTCCGCCTGCTGCCATGCCTCGCTATGCAGACTGGCacgaaggagagagagtagggAGAGGGCAGGGGGAACAGGTGCGGACTCGTGACCAGGTCAGTGATGAAGGAACAGATtcagagagtgaggaagaggaggagagcgaGTTTGAGTGTGACGTCAGTAACATGGACATCTCTGAGGAGTTACGGCAATACTTCGCCCAGACAGAGCGACACAGAGAAGAACTGA AGAAGCAACAGCAGATGGAAGCAGAGCAGCAGGGAACATACGTGTTGGCCGACCAGGACCTTCGCAGAGTTTCCTGGCGCAGCGCCCTGCCTCCGTCGGAACGTCCGGGCGAGCGCAGGAGTGCGGAGATGAAGAAGCTGTACGGAAAAGATGCCGCCAAGATCCAAGGCATGGAGACCGCTCTGCAGCTCTCTTTCGACCGCAACTGCGACAGAAAGCAGCCAAAGTACTGGCCTGTCATCCCTCTCAACCTGTAA